A stretch of DNA from Streptomyces gobiensis:
GCCGGATACGGCGGCGGCGTCACCAGGGTGCCGTCCAGGACGGCGAAGAGGTTGGAACCCGTCGACTCGCACACCCGGCCCTCGGAGTCCAGCAACAGGGCGTCGTCGTATCCGGCCGCGACGGCCTCCGCGTGGGCGAGGGAGCCGATGAGGTAGCTCGCCGAGCACTTGGCCGACACGGGCAGGCAGTTGGCCGGGGGCCGGGCCCAGCGGGAGGTGGCGAGGGCCATCCCCGCGGGCTCGTCGTGCGCCAGCCGGGACGGGAAGGGGCGGGCCATGACGGCGACATGCGTGGGGGCCGCCTCGGTGGTGGACAGCCGCAGCTCCAGGTCACCGCGCCAGGCGAGGGGCCGGATATAGCCGTCGAGCATGCCGTTGGCGTCGATCACCGCTTCGACCGCCGCGTCCAGCTGCTCGGCGCTCCAGGACATCCGCAGCCCGACGTGGGCCGCCGAGCGCAGCAGCCGTTCGCTGTGGGCGCGCAGCCGGAAGGCCCTTCCCGCGTAGACCCGAATGCCCTCCAGGACCGCCACCGCGTAGTGCAGTCCGCCCGCTCCCGGTGCGATCGGCGCCTGAGCCGCGGTGACCAGCCCCCCGTCCCGCCAGACCCACGGGTGCATCACGGGAGCCGAACGCCCCGCCGCTGCCGCTGACTTTTCGCTCACGTGTCTCCACCCCGTCAACGTTGGTGTGCGTGGGCATGATCATCATCAATGGATGAGGCGAGTGTCAACTGTTCCAGTTGAATAATCATGATCGATTGATTGAAAACAGTAGTAGTCACGGTTGAAACAACGGATTCCGTTGCTTTCTCCGTCTGGCTCTCCCGTAGGGTTCCGGCACCGGCACCGGGCGTCGGCTGCGCGGACAGCGGGACGGCACGGAGGCGGCGGCACCCGGAGTGAGCAAGGTGGCGTGAACGTTCAGAATGTGACGGCCCGTAAGTGCGGCGACGAGGTTCTCGACCGGCTGGAGGAACTCTGGCCGGCCCTGCGCACCCGCCATCAGCCGGTCGAGCCCGACTGGTCCTACTTCCGAGAGGACAGATCCTGGACCGTGCGGCGTCGCGCCTATGAGCAGTGGATCCTCGACGAGGGCTCCTTCGTCCTCCTCGCCGAGCGCGGCGGCCACGCCATCGGCTACGCCTTCGTTCACATCCAGCCGGGCCGGACGACATCTGGGTGACCGGCGGCC
This window harbors:
- a CDS encoding aminotransferase class IV gives rise to the protein MSEKSAAAAGRSAPVMHPWVWRDGGLVTAAQAPIAPGAGGLHYAVAVLEGIRVYAGRAFRLRAHSERLLRSAAHVGLRMSWSAEQLDAAVEAVIDANGMLDGYIRPLAWRGDLELRLSTTEAAPTHVAVMARPFPSRLAHDEPAGMALATSRWARPPANCLPVSAKCSASYLIGSLAHAEAVAAGYDDALLLDSEGRVCESTGSNLFAVLDGTLVTPPPYPALAGITRATVLELAAQRGIEVWERHIAPAELSHADEVFLSGTALEIVPVTRIDSDVHRIGDITRQMVADYRDLVVKESL